The Nitrospira sp. sequence TCTTGAGCCGGTTCGGCAGTCTAGACCAGCTGGCCTCAGCCAGCGACGAAGCGCTGCGGGAGGCCGGTCTTAGCGCAGAGACCATCTCGGACCTCCGTCGGGCACTTGCCAAGTAATGTGCATCCACACTCTAGAAGAGAGTACGCACACTGACCGTACCTAAGTGCACAAAGGCATGGTACGTCCCGTGGACGGTCGGATTCAAATTGTCGACAACGGTGCGCGATTCATAGAACCATTCCTGATAGGCGAGATCCAGTCCCATGCCCTTCGGCCACAGAGCCGACTTTCCGCTGCAAGGAATGACGCCCAGAAATCGCCCGGCTCCCTTGCAAAGGAAACCAGTGCCAAGAGATAAGGTATGAGCCGTCAAGGAGATAGTCGCGGGGTTGAACGTTCGACCAGGGACAGGGTCCTCTGTATACGTATAGCCTGAACGCACCGCGACCTCCCAGTACGGTAGCCATCGTGGATTCAGCCACTTATGCTCGGTTCCTAGTGCAATCACCGGTACATTATTCCACTGTTGAGGCTGGGGAATCGTGACTCCGTTTGAGAGGTGGATATCAAGATTCTTATTCAAACTCCAACCGACATATTCGACATTGAGCTCGACCTTCCACTCTCTCTCGCTGGTGCGTACCGGCCAGATAGCGATGCCTCCGGTAACTATGTGCGGCAACACAAGATCGGTGGAGGCATCGGCCGCCTTCGCGCCATTGACTAACAGCAACCCATGCAAAGGCAGGACTGCCTGACTGCGATAGACCAGCCCGACAGACAGGATCGGCTTACCGGCCTCATTTCTCACGGGGGTATACAACAAACTGGCCGTCACGCCTGCCGCGGTCCCATTCCCGTTCAGTTCGATAGACGCTCCAGCTGGGATCCCCAAGGCTCCGGCGCTTACCTGTTTCTGCTCCACATGTCCTTCGCCGAGAAAGCTCACAAACGTGTAAATATCAGCACTTACACCTACTGACAGATCTTCGCTTACCTTGTAAGCAATGGTGGGCTTGATAGCGATCAGCGGGAGTGCTGCCGAGGTCACAGCCGTGTTGAACGGGCCATCAACCGGGTACCGGGTATTCAAGCCGTACGGCGATGTTAACCCGATGCCGACCGTTACTGGCGAGAGAATGGGCAATCCAATGGACGCAAGATTGGCACTCAGGTAAAAATTACTGGGAGGAGGCCAGTTCACGCTTCCGTTGAAGTCGCCACGGCTATCAAGACCTGTCGGGCTTTTGAATTTGACGGATCCCCCGAGCAAATTTAGCCCAACGATGCTTTGGACACCTGCTACTTGGGTCAACCCGGCCGGGTTGTAGTGGATGGCTGATGCATCATCGGCTTCTGCCGCGAATGCATTGCCCTGTCCTGCGGCGCGCGCTCCCTGAGGCTGAAAGCGAAGGGCTTGGGCACCGGCCACCGTTGGTTCCAGGAGAGAATACGAGAGGATGAATACAATGACGAGCCTACCGATGAGCCATGCTTGCATCCGGACCTTGGCACCCTGCTAAATTATTTGCCCCGTCTCACTCTTAGGGATGATCTTCTCATAACAGGCGAAAGTAAATAGGGAGATGAGGCGGGCGTATGGGGACAATCGGCCCTATATATGATATTTAAACGGCCCTATCATGCTTTTCATCTGATTTTTTCATAACTCGTATGGTATATAGTCACGTCCCCAAAGGGCAGGAGGGTCTCTAATGGCTCATACATCGACAAAACAACCTTTCCCGCGGACTGCCTTCGACGCTCTCTCCAAGTCTGAGTGCAGGAACTTTCTTGAAGTCCTCCACTACGCGATGCAGGCAGAGACTCCGGATCACGTGCGGGACGTGCTCGTTCTATTCCAAAACCATTTCTCCTTCACGAGGGCCTTAGGGGGGCTTGCTCGGCTCGGGCCAGATCGAACCTTTGCTGGATTCAGTAATGTCGTCAACGCCAGTTATCCGGATGAATGGCTCTACATGTACTGGAAAAATGGCTTTGCTGACGTCGACCCGGTATTCAAGTCGGCTTTGAAATCGCCAGGCACGCAACATTGGCGAGAGATCTATCAACACATGTCTTCCGAGAAAGAACATGAGTTTATCGCCACGGCGCGGCAATTTGGTCTCTGTGATGGCATTACAACAGGCTCAGTCGATCAGGCCTGTGGAGTTGCTACTTTTTGTTCGTTCGCCAGTGAACATGCTCTCGACGCGAAACGATTGGTTCCACTCGTCGAATACGCAGGCTATTACATTCATATGGCCCTGCTCAGAACCGCTCCCAAATCTGTGTCGCAAACAGATCGATGCGTCAAAGAGCTTTCCTCGCGAGAAGTCACGATCCTCAATTGGATGAAGAACGGAAAAACCAATTGGGAAATCGGCAAGATTCTGGGAGTCAGTGAGCGAACTATACGATTCCACATTGAGAGCATCTTCTCCAAACTAGAGGTGACTTCCCGCTCCCAAGCGGTTGCAACCGCCATAGAACACGGGCTACCCGCCCTCCATGGGTTGCCGACCGCCATTTAGGCATTCAATTCGCACTAGCGGAGTCCAAACCGCTACCCTATCACCGAAGCAGTTAGGCTGCGCGCACCAGCAGTCGGTCTTCTGCCAATTGTGCATATTCCGCTGCATCACTTTCTTGGCCCAGTACTGGTCGGCATCCGTATTCCGGCTTGGGAACCAGTGTTGTCGTCGTCAACCAATCCAACATAGCAGGACGACACGTTGAGGCTTGAGATCTAAATTCGTCCAGATCGAGCAACCCCCCGATAGAAAAAACCTCAGCTGGAGGCAAAGCTACTGGCTCCCCTATGGCCCGGCATGGCCATCCCATGCGCTGGACAACCCGCAAAAGCCTGTGTTCCACCACCATATATGTATAGCGGACCTCATGAAGCAGACACCATTGATACATCCCTTTGAAGATCGCTTTCATGAGCCTTGCAGAAAGGCCACGATCTGCGATCGCTGGATCAACGGCCAGTCGAGTAATTTCCGCCGTATCGATTTGCTTTCGAACACGATGGCTCCCCACAAGGCAGGCGCTGAATTCACTCTCCAGCATGAACGGGACAGGCGCATGGGTCATGCGGACTAACCCAAGCAGTCTGGTTTCATCCGCGAATATCCCGATTGAGGTACTCCAAGTATCGTACACATCGGCTTCGAGCCGGTCGGCCCGCTCAGGCACCCACTTCAGCCGTTCAGCAAATACGCGATGCCGCAATCGATACGCCTGAGTGAGGTCCTCCTTGGTTTCGAGTGTCTTGACGAGAAACTCTCCCTCATAGAAGGCAATTTCCTTTGCCTCTCCGGCCGCGAATGCTTGCATACTGTCTCCTTTCAGTATGGCCTGATGCGGAGCCCATATAGGGCCGATTGTCTAGTAGGGGAGGCGAATGGAACCATTTCAACTAAGGAAACGTCACCTGGCGGACCCGCCAGGTGATTTTCCGTCCGCAATCACGTAGATAATGACGATACAACTAGATGCTGCGGTTTCGGCGGCTTTGGTGGAACTCAGGCAAGAAGACCGGAAAAAAGGAGGTACGCGTGACAGAAGGCAGGACAAAGTTTCAACTGTTGGACGGGGGACTCCGCCCAACCCCAGCCCTGTCAGTCACCCAGTCAGTTCGACCGCTCAAGGAATCCCTCGGCGTGTGTCAATTGGAACCTTGCGCGGGTGAACTGACGATCGCGTTCAAAGCGACCGAACGCCGATTGCATAAACTATTGGAAGATCGTACCCGGATTGGTCGAGACTTGCATGACTGCGTGTTGCAATCGCTGTATGCCATTGGCCTTACTATTGAAACCTCTCAACGGACCCGGAGTAATCACTCAGTGGAAACCAAAGAAACCGATAGCCGGATGATCTGGCAGATCAATCAACTCATTCATGAAATCCGCGGGATGATTCACGAATTGGAGTCCGGTACCGTCCAAGAGTTTGACTTGTCCTCGGAACTCAACACACTATGCACGACCTATGAGCAAACAAACCGGTTGCACATGAAGCTGGATCTTCAGCGCAGCGCCATTGAGGTGTTGACGAATGAGGAAGAGCGCGAGATCTTGAATATCGTCCGAGAGGCTCTCAGTAACTGCGCTCGCCACGCTCAGGCGACCCGAGCCGTGGTCTCGATTCGCATGAAAGAAACGAGAATTCGCGTCAGCATCTCCGACGATGGTATTGGGTTTTCCACGGCTGTAGGGCAACCACGTGGATACGGGCTTATCAATATGGAAGCTCGAGCCAAGAAACTCGGCGGGAGATTGTGGGTGCAGTCGAAGAGTGGAGGAGGCACGCAAGTCATTGCGGAGTTTTCATTGGAACCCCTTCTCACCCCTGTATGAAACAACCATCGACCAGCATCGTGCTTGTGGATGACCATGAGATGGTCCGCAGGGGGCTGCGCGCCCTGCTGCACCTTGAACCGGATATGACGATCGTGGGAGAGGCCGGGACTATCGCGGACGGTGTGGCGATCGTTGAGCGTCTCAACCCTCAGATGGTCCTGCTTGATGTGAAACTTCCCGACGCTTCAGTCACTGAAGCCTGCCGAC is a genomic window containing:
- a CDS encoding autoinducer binding domain-containing protein, which codes for MAHTSTKQPFPRTAFDALSKSECRNFLEVLHYAMQAETPDHVRDVLVLFQNHFSFTRALGGLARLGPDRTFAGFSNVVNASYPDEWLYMYWKNGFADVDPVFKSALKSPGTQHWREIYQHMSSEKEHEFIATARQFGLCDGITTGSVDQACGVATFCSFASEHALDAKRLVPLVEYAGYYIHMALLRTAPKSVSQTDRCVKELSSREVTILNWMKNGKTNWEIGKILGVSERTIRFHIESIFSKLEVTSRSQAVATAIEHGLPALHGLPTAI
- a CDS encoding sensor histidine kinase — translated: MTEGRTKFQLLDGGLRPTPALSVTQSVRPLKESLGVCQLEPCAGELTIAFKATERRLHKLLEDRTRIGRDLHDCVLQSLYAIGLTIETSQRTRSNHSVETKETDSRMIWQINQLIHEIRGMIHELESGTVQEFDLSSELNTLCTTYEQTNRLHMKLDLQRSAIEVLTNEEEREILNIVREALSNCARHAQATRAVVSIRMKETRIRVSISDDGIGFSTAVGQPRGYGLINMEARAKKLGGRLWVQSKSGGGTQVIAEFSLEPLLTPV
- a CDS encoding outer membrane protein transport protein; translation: MQAWLIGRLVIVFILSYSLLEPTVAGAQALRFQPQGARAAGQGNAFAAEADDASAIHYNPAGLTQVAGVQSIVGLNLLGGSVKFKSPTGLDSRGDFNGSVNWPPPSNFYLSANLASIGLPILSPVTVGIGLTSPYGLNTRYPVDGPFNTAVTSAALPLIAIKPTIAYKVSEDLSVGVSADIYTFVSFLGEGHVEQKQVSAGALGIPAGASIELNGNGTAAGVTASLLYTPVRNEAGKPILSVGLVYRSQAVLPLHGLLLVNGAKAADASTDLVLPHIVTGGIAIWPVRTSEREWKVELNVEYVGWSLNKNLDIHLSNGVTIPQPQQWNNVPVIALGTEHKWLNPRWLPYWEVAVRSGYTYTEDPVPGRTFNPATISLTAHTLSLGTGFLCKGAGRFLGVIPCSGKSALWPKGMGLDLAYQEWFYESRTVVDNLNPTVHGTYHAFVHLGTVSVRTLF
- a CDS encoding GNAT family N-acetyltransferase, producing MQAFAAGEAKEIAFYEGEFLVKTLETKEDLTQAYRLRHRVFAERLKWVPERADRLEADVYDTWSTSIGIFADETRLLGLVRMTHAPVPFMLESEFSACLVGSHRVRKQIDTAEITRLAVDPAIADRGLSARLMKAIFKGMYQWCLLHEVRYTYMVVEHRLLRVVQRMGWPCRAIGEPVALPPAEVFSIGGLLDLDEFRSQASTCRPAMLDWLTTTTLVPKPEYGCRPVLGQESDAAEYAQLAEDRLLVRAA